A region from the Neurospora crassa OR74A linkage group V, whole genome shotgun sequence genome encodes:
- a CDS encoding peptidyl-prolyl cis-trans isomerase-like 4: MSVLLETSAGDIVIDLLVDYAPKMCENFLKLCKVKYYNFSPIHSIQKSFSFQTGDPLGPLSSESDGGQSIWGLLSGDPSEKTFPALFHPKLKHLERGTVSMATVPHPSDPDTRLAGSQFIVTLGDNTDYLDGKAAIFGKVVEGFDVLEKINDAIVDERGHPLVDIRIKHTVILDDPYPDPAGMREPSASPPPSKAQLATVRITEGEELLDVEASEEAAAEAERRRREREAAAQALTLEMMGDLPFAEVKPPENVLFVCKLNPVTTDEDLELIFSRFGKILSCEVIRDQKTGDSLQYAFIEFEDKKSCEEAYSKMDSVLIDDRRIHVDFSQSVSKLSDVWRSETNSKRKSAARRGGGGWGGVDELEKWRKYRDEDVEWRNDDSYQMVHGVEDLKGRHDGDKPPVRDSRPDVGGGRDRSTSRRSRSPRRDRDRRDDRDNRRGPRDADRRRDDRDLDRRDRRGDRSRDRYRDRDYNDRDHRRGRDRDNRGRDDYRRR; this comes from the exons ATGTCGGTCCTCCTCGAGACCAGCGCCGGCGACATTGTGATTGACCTTTTGGTTGATTATGCGCCCAAGATGTGCGAGAA CTTCCTCAAACTCTGCAAGGTCAAATACTACAACTTCTCGCCCATCCACTCCATCCAAaagtccttctccttccagacCGGCGACCCCCTCGGTCCCTTGTCCTCCGAATCCGATGGCGGACAGTCCATCTGGGGCCTCCTCTCCGGCGACCCCTCCGAAAAGACTTTCCCAGCCCTCTTCCACCCCAAACTCAAACATCTCGAGCGTGGCACCGTCAGCATGGCCACCGTCCCCCACCCTTCCGACCCCGATACCCGCCTCGCCGGCTCCCAATTCATCGTCACCCTCGGCGACAACACAGACTACCTGGACGGGAAAGCCGCCATCTTCGGCAAGGTCGTCGAAGGCTTTGATGTTTTGGAGAAAATCAACGACGCCATCGTCGACGAGCGCGGCCACCCCCTGGTCGACATCCGCATCAAACACACCGTCATTCTCGACGACCCCTACCCGGACCCGGCCGGCATGCGCGAGCCAAGCGCTTCGCCACCGCCTAGCAAAGCCCAACTAGCCACGGTCCGCATCACCGAAGGCGAAGAGCTACTAGATGTCGAAGCCAGCGAAGAAGCTGCCGCCGAAGCAGAACGAAGACGTCGGGAGCGCGAGGCGGCTGCGCAAGCTCTTACCCTAGAAATGATGGGCGACCTGCCCTTTGCCGAAGTCAAGCCGCCCGAGAACGTCTTGTTCGTTTGCAAGCTGAACCCGGTGACGACGGACGAAGACCTCGAGCTGATCTTTAGCCGGTTTGGCAAGATCTTGAGCTGTGAAGTGATCAGGGATCAAAAGACGGGAGACAGTTTGCAGTATGCGTTTATCGAGTTCGAAGACAAGAAGAGCTGCGAGGAGGCTTACTCCAAGATGGACTCGGTGTTGATTGATGACCGGAGAATCCACGTGGATTTCAGTCAGAGCGTTAGCAAGCTGAGTGATGTATGGCGGTCAGAGACCAACTCGAAGAGAAAGAGTGcggcgaggaggggaggCGGTGGATGGGGTGGTGTTGACGAGTTGGAGAAGTGGAGGAAGTATAGGGATGAGGATGTTGAGTGGCGCAATGACGATAGCTATCAGATGGTGCACGGAGTGGAGGACTTGAAGGGGAGGCATGATGGCGATAAGCCTCCTGTTAGGGATTCTCGACctgatgttggtggtggccgtgACAGGTCCACGTCTAGGCGCAGTAGGAGTCCTCGGAGGGACCGTGACCGGCGGGACGACCGTGACAACAGACGCGGGCCAAGAGATGCTGACCGCCGCCGAGATGATCGAGACTTGGACCGCAGAGACAGACGCGGCGACCGTAGTCGTGACCGATACCGCGACCGAGACTACAATGACAGGGACCACCGCAGAggcagagacagagacaATAGAGGTCGCGATGACTATAGGAGGAGGTag